A region from the Flavobacterium enshiense genome encodes:
- a CDS encoding TonB-dependent receptor domain-containing protein, with translation MKKILFTIVVMLLHQVITAQIEEKKYTFNFENITLEKAIESIEQNSDYSFYLDKDWLKNYPEPINLKLTNANIETVLNTLFQNTNLNFYISDKKIILTKNSVIYDELPENFFNNEKNKPQNNTTVVIQGAPVFKKELDTNESGDDINVIGKENKNPKGKTFQLSGYVKDAKTGKPLPEVIIRSKNAEATAITDAQGFYTITLPAGINIIETENFLYKKETRKVILYNNGKLDLAVSENINQLREIIVKGKKSETLKSANTGVTSIDVQGMKNIPMVLGERDIFKVATTIPGIKTAGEGSAGFNVRGGKTDQNLILLDNGVIYNPSHFFGFFSGINAFTIASVDIYKGSIPAEFGGRLSSVFDIRTKNGNPNKLSGEGSIGPVTGNLTVSTPVIKGKSSLLVGARATYSDWILKTLDEKSLQNSQASFYDGVIKYNHKINEKNDIEATGYYSHDKFSISSDSLYKYDNRLFSLKWGHVFNAKHRGSLVFSNSQYKFNIEYNKENDPTKSFDFGYKINENHLQFKFGYNLNNNHKISYGISSKLYQIEPGYLNPTAQETVLVPVAIEKEKGLESGIYLSDSYKISEKLLLNTGLRYSFYAALGPSTQRTYESGLPITDATVVESKQYGNNEVIKTYNGLEPRISARYFISKDISVKASYDKTFQYLHLLSSNTTQSPTDTWKLSDFNIAPQNADQFSLGLYKNFIEEDCEISIEGYTKRTNNLLDYRVGADLLLNENIETEILKGEGKAYGIEFLVKKNSGRLNGWLGYTYSRSFVKLDSKFDSDKVNNGEYFPANYDKPHDLSTVLNYRFTKRYSASANFIYQTGRPITYPVGKYTYGNAEYTVYSDRNQFRVPDYYRLDLGINIEGNHKIKKLAHSFWNISVYNVLGRNNPYSIFFVTKNGDVRAYKTSIFSVPVPTITYNFKF, from the coding sequence ATGAAGAAAATATTGTTTACGATAGTGGTTATGCTGTTACATCAAGTAATTACTGCTCAGATTGAAGAAAAAAAATATACTTTTAACTTCGAAAACATAACCCTCGAAAAGGCAATCGAATCCATTGAACAGAATTCGGATTACTCCTTTTATTTGGATAAAGACTGGCTCAAAAACTACCCGGAACCAATTAACCTAAAGCTTACCAACGCAAACATAGAAACCGTTTTGAATACATTATTTCAAAACACAAACCTTAATTTTTACATCTCAGACAAAAAAATCATTCTGACCAAAAACAGTGTTATTTACGATGAATTGCCTGAGAACTTTTTCAACAATGAAAAAAACAAACCACAGAACAACACAACTGTGGTTATACAAGGCGCGCCGGTTTTCAAAAAAGAACTTGACACAAATGAAAGTGGTGATGACATCAACGTTATAGGAAAAGAAAATAAAAACCCAAAGGGAAAAACCTTTCAACTGTCCGGCTACGTAAAAGATGCCAAAACAGGGAAGCCACTGCCGGAAGTAATAATCCGCTCCAAAAACGCCGAAGCAACAGCAATAACAGATGCTCAGGGATTTTATACCATAACCTTACCAGCAGGAATAAACATCATCGAAACGGAAAACTTTCTTTACAAAAAAGAAACCAGAAAAGTAATATTGTACAATAACGGCAAATTAGATCTGGCAGTTTCTGAAAATATCAATCAGCTTAGGGAGATAATTGTTAAGGGAAAAAAAAGCGAAACACTTAAAAGTGCCAATACCGGCGTTACTTCCATTGATGTACAAGGAATGAAAAACATCCCGATGGTATTGGGAGAAAGAGACATTTTTAAAGTGGCTACAACAATTCCAGGGATAAAAACGGCAGGAGAAGGTTCTGCAGGATTTAATGTCCGCGGCGGAAAAACAGACCAAAACCTGATCCTTCTTGACAATGGAGTCATCTACAACCCTTCGCATTTCTTCGGGTTCTTCTCGGGCATAAATGCTTTTACCATTGCAAGTGTTGATATATATAAAGGAAGTATTCCGGCCGAATTTGGCGGACGCCTTTCCTCAGTGTTTGACATAAGAACCAAAAACGGAAACCCAAACAAACTCTCCGGAGAAGGCAGTATTGGCCCCGTTACCGGCAATCTTACCGTAAGTACACCAGTGATTAAAGGAAAATCGTCATTACTGGTTGGTGCCAGAGCCACCTATTCGGATTGGATTTTAAAAACACTCGATGAGAAATCATTACAGAACAGCCAAGCCTCTTTTTATGATGGAGTCATAAAATACAATCATAAGATAAATGAGAAAAATGACATAGAAGCTACGGGATACTATAGTCATGATAAGTTCAGTATATCATCCGACTCATTGTACAAATACGACAACCGCTTATTCTCTTTAAAATGGGGCCATGTTTTTAATGCTAAACACAGAGGGTCTTTAGTATTTTCAAACAGTCAATACAAATTCAACATCGAATACAACAAAGAAAACGACCCAACCAAATCGTTTGATTTCGGGTATAAGATCAATGAAAACCACCTTCAGTTTAAATTCGGCTATAATCTGAATAATAATCACAAAATTAGTTATGGTATCAGCTCAAAACTATACCAAATAGAACCAGGATATTTGAATCCGACGGCTCAGGAAACTGTACTTGTACCGGTTGCCATCGAAAAAGAGAAAGGATTGGAATCCGGAATCTACCTTTCCGACTCTTACAAAATTTCAGAAAAGCTGTTACTTAATACCGGTTTACGCTATTCGTTTTATGCAGCATTAGGACCTTCAACACAAAGAACCTATGAATCCGGCTTACCTATAACCGACGCTACCGTAGTCGAAAGCAAACAATACGGAAACAATGAAGTCATAAAAACCTATAACGGTTTAGAACCCAGAATTTCGGCACGTTATTTCATCAGTAAAGATATTTCGGTAAAAGCCAGTTATGACAAAACCTTCCAGTATCTGCACCTGCTCTCCAGTAACACCACACAATCGCCAACCGACACTTGGAAACTATCCGATTTTAATATTGCTCCTCAGAACGCCGATCAGTTTTCTCTGGGATTGTACAAGAATTTTATCGAAGAAGATTGTGAGATAAGCATCGAAGGATACACCAAAAGAACAAACAATCTTTTGGATTACAGAGTTGGTGCCGATTTATTACTGAATGAAAACATTGAAACAGAAATTTTAAAGGGAGAAGGAAAAGCATACGGTATCGAATTTCTGGTGAAAAAGAATTCAGGAAGACTAAACGGATGGCTGGGCTACACTTATTCTCGTAGTTTTGTTAAACTGGACAGCAAATTTGACAGCGATAAAGTAAACAATGGAGAATATTTTCCCGCCAATTACGACAAACCGCATGATTTGAGTACTGTTTTAAATTACCGATTCACCAAACGATACAGCGCTTCGGCAAATTTCATTTACCAAACCGGAAGGCCAATAACTTATCCTGTTGGAAAATACACTTACGGAAATGCCGAATATACAGTCTACAGCGACAGAAACCAATTCAGGGTCCCGGATTATTACCGTTTGGATTTAGGCATAAACATTGAAGGAAACCACAAAATAAAAAAATTGGCACACAGTTTTTGGAACATATCCGTTTATAATGTTTTGGGACGAAATAATCCGTATTCCATATTTTTTGTAACCAAGAACGGAGATGTTAGAGCCTACAAGACCTCCATATTTTCTGTACCGGTTCCAACCATAACCTACAATTTCAAGTTTTAA
- a CDS encoding DUF4249 domain-containing protein, with protein sequence MKIKYILKTIAVLLFFSSIISCTEPYQLETNTFDEAIVLEATITNELKKQQVKVSKTYHLEESGPTFETGAEVYIEDDLGNQYEFTEGDNVYESNVQFQAVPGRQYQLFVTTANGSEYVSTKETLTTPTEIESLSTTVVLKGGQTGVEIGVNSYDPSGTSKYYRYEYEETSQITAPKWNPFNTILLDQPRICGSIGGSIGIFLGFETIGFEPRPRDTRVCYITKKSDELFLTTTTAFNEDRVTNFPVRFIANTDYTIAERYSILVKQYVQSFEAYTFYKTLKDMSGSGSLLSPNQPGFFSGNIKSATNPKEKVIGFFEVASISSERIFFNFRDIFPNTHLPVYPYECTEYTFDSMNFGDGPYNEEYPCGSGGPGGALRADIRDDRRLHYKSAFPIFTMVIAPCGDCSSFASNVVPPFWQ encoded by the coding sequence ATGAAAATAAAATACATTCTAAAAACCATAGCCGTACTGCTGTTTTTCTCAAGTATCATCAGCTGTACCGAACCTTATCAACTCGAAACAAATACCTTCGACGAAGCCATCGTTCTTGAAGCCACAATTACGAATGAACTGAAAAAACAACAGGTAAAAGTCAGCAAAACATACCACCTTGAAGAAAGCGGCCCCACTTTCGAAACAGGAGCTGAAGTATACATCGAAGACGATTTGGGCAATCAATACGAATTTACCGAGGGAGACAATGTTTATGAATCTAACGTACAATTTCAGGCTGTCCCGGGCAGACAATACCAATTGTTCGTCACCACGGCTAACGGCAGCGAATATGTTTCCACAAAAGAAACTCTGACGACACCCACCGAAATTGAAAGCCTGAGCACAACTGTTGTGTTGAAAGGCGGTCAAACCGGAGTTGAAATAGGAGTTAACAGTTACGACCCATCAGGCACTTCAAAATATTACCGTTACGAATATGAAGAAACATCACAAATTACGGCTCCAAAATGGAATCCCTTTAATACTATCTTACTAGACCAACCTAGGATATGTGGCAGCATAGGTGGGAGCATTGGTATATTTCTTGGATTTGAAACCATAGGATTTGAACCGAGACCACGAGATACACGTGTTTGTTACATAACAAAAAAATCTGACGAACTTTTTCTCACTACTACCACTGCTTTTAACGAAGATCGGGTAACCAACTTCCCTGTACGCTTTATCGCCAATACGGATTACACAATAGCAGAACGATACAGCATCCTGGTAAAACAGTATGTTCAGAGTTTCGAAGCTTACACTTTTTACAAAACACTGAAAGACATGTCGGGTTCAGGAAGCCTTTTATCTCCTAACCAGCCAGGTTTTTTCAGTGGAAACATTAAATCGGCAACCAATCCAAAAGAAAAAGTAATCGGTTTTTTTGAAGTGGCTTCCATTTCATCCGAAAGGATTTTCTTCAATTTCCGGGATATTTTCCCGAATACCCACCTGCCCGTCTATCCTTATGAATGCACTGAATATACATTTGACAGCATGAATTTTGGTGACGGCCCTTATAACGAAGAATACCCTTGCGGATCGGGCGGCCCGGGTGGGGCCCTGAGAGCGGATATCCGTGACGACCGAAGGCTCCATTACAAGTCAGCCTTTCCCATCTTCACTATGGTTATCGCCCCTTGTGGCGATTGTTCTTCCTTTGCATCTAACGTAGTACCTCCTTTTTGGCAATGA